The following are from one region of the Neurospora crassa OR74A linkage group III, whole genome shotgun sequence genome:
- a CDS encoding SipA3, translated as MSDTTAFPVLPPAAAAPSKPQPTQPASGSTQGPSSTTQSQLPLTKKLRPGAPNPVSLNEAALDSPTFRASTVHFSENLDVIERWLDNYIRSTSKVVNDLLALEDSIHAYLQKIAPPPVNATAQADAIIDTDYTFLALRRAGDGARDWWTGVMATVRRLEPVSVEPIRNFVNGELRTFKEARRALEAAQKTFDTTLARYVSQNKTKEPSALREDAFAVFETRKAYLKASMDFCQSAPQLRFALDKLLVRVCADMYREMRRSRGDAPLGAATAAEELERIRGWSKEMESYEPLFKRELQAARKEVGEATLAVYKPSREIEDYSVSTVPYLGSRGPMNMQQKDQTDVIAEKQGWLFLRVVSGKPARTTWVRRWYYCRNFQFGWLMNGPQGVLQGDEIGVLLCSAKPAVQEERRFCFEVKTKTQTLLLQAETQTQLMEWLEVFEVAKKRAFEATMGREANAVSGGVDPAFSINPSTIPEFSAKSLDSVEGDGPGPGLERTATLAVPGADAAARASFDAAANPPRRSITTTLAREEGESGREHAARLMQRLDLHRKAMLANSDTQAQSSGGIANLINASHGLIGNSPISPIAPQTPAVRVPIPSLGGPFDHAPTSLAPATLSKPPVPTNLSRAAVMASATADINRGLPSAVLANYWGSNPWASSFTPLPETVRTPKVDLDDPLVGVVQPKAPGTTSDKASTASLHKKTLSVDAASDAHGKIQEKHGQLVDSFPANYPPELRAQYAQFRLVFPTVAPEEKPVLVFNAAWSNSSGEGKEGRGMAANGRIFVTPDNMYFFGHQLGLVVAYAISLDSITEVTAAPGKDCDYIFLHLNQDASDLNISRITMKIFLEDFTLLHARLNLLVDDLQAAEPMSLEEIITALVNLEGESFDKRSPSAESWEEVASNTPMDDGTPQGRPVQRRIGDLSSRFVRGARGLKKAPMHKFQLPAHPVYFEPEDMGKPVAERNFEISAKACFHVLFGDKSFIFPKLYFERRAKEIAQGPWELKDHGGKMARQFKFKVDKADMLGRKTDANIVDTQNIDIFNDHITYVVTHVKTPWHLPHSHAFKLITKVVITHVAKSKCKLAIYTKADWSKAPAIAKNMVERQALDDAANDAEELAEVATDQVRRLGPHSRTKRAIQVYGNIGQQTQVVVFSPNAGFDGSGAASGSKKGQPIRVRSLTAMILETGRSLLESAITSVMMWAFAVVKKVFKIITAHRVLLVLLMASAAYNLVVVSQSGAAWWAERKAARYMERIGVGPNTVMSKAIFLADLEEAAKGSAVVVERPVGSQCYETFQSIVNSTDIDAPYTDAGAGFASATGKATARRLRRTRQRLGTYRHDLLVAMRVVNGIEREMIQSEWENWLADENLRCEQVSNMLLTSNNGSGVLDQEVVYDDASSGGQSVLSSDTTSIMGTKETNGGDNEEATTSSDGEQQQMTRRDALKKWYAEYCGACEADQRALWEGKKMRQVEMSPFIG; from the exons ATGTCCGATACCACGGCATTCCCCGTCCTGCCGCCGGCCGCCGCGGCTCCGAGCAAACCGCAACCAACGCAGCCGGCATCTGGTTCTACCCAGGGCCCTTCGTCTACAACGCAGTCGCAACTACCCCTGACCAAGAAGCTACGGCCTGGCGCTCCCAACCCCGTGAGCCTCAACGAAGCCGCTCTCGATTCTCCGACATTCCGAGCCTCTACCGTCCACTTCTCCGAAAACCTTGACGTAATCGAGCGATGGCTCGACAACTACATCCGCAGCACGTCCAAGGTGGTCAACGACCTGCTCGCACTCGAGGACAGCATTCACGCCTACCTCCAAAAGATTGCGCCGCCACCCGTCAATGCAACCGCCCAAGCCGACGCCATCATTGACACCGACTATACGTTCCTAGCCCTCCGACGGGCCGGCGATGGTGCCCGTGACTGGTGGACCGGGGTGATGGCCACGGTTCGGCGACTCGAGCCCGTCAGCGTCGAGCCCATCCGCAACTTCGTCAATGGTGAACTTCGCACATTCAAAGAGGCTCGGCGAGCATTGGAGGCTGCCCAGAAAACGTTCGACACGACACTTGCTCGCTACGTGAGCCAAAACAAGACCAAAGAGCCGAGTGCTCTGCGCGAGGACGCCTTTGCTGTATTTGAGACGCGCAAGGCGTACCTCAAGGCTAGCATGGACTTCTGCCAGTCGGCGCCCCAGCTGCGCTTTGCGCTCGACAAATTGCTTGTTCGAGTTTGCGCGGACATGTATAGGGAAATGCGGCGCTCGCGGGGCGATGCACCCCTGGGCGCGGCGACTGCGGCGGAGGAGCTGGAAAGGATACGCGGCTGGTCTAAAGAGATGGAGTCGTACGAGCCCTTGTTTAAGCGAGAGCTGCAGGCGGCAAGAAAAGAGGTTGGAGAGGCGACACTGGCAGTTTATAAGCCTTCGAGGGAGATCGAGGACTATAGCGTGTCTACGGTGCCATACTTGGGGTCTAGAGGACCTATGAACATGCAGCAAAAGGATCAGACGGATGTGATTGCAGAGAAGCAGGGGTGGCTCTTCCTACGAGTTGTCTCGGGAAAGCCGGCGAGGACAACTTGGGTGCGCCGGTGGTACTACTGCCGTAATTTCCAGTTTGGCTGGCTTATGAATGGGCCCCAGGGTGTGCTGCAGGGAGACGAGATCGGTGTGCTGCTTTGTAGTGCTAAGCCGGCTGTTCAGGAGGAACGCCGCTTCTGCTTTGAGGTAAAAACCAAGACGCAGACACTTCTGCTACAGGCCGAAACCCAAACGCAGTTGATGGAGTGGCTGGAGGTTTTCGAAGTCGCAAAGAAGAGAGCGTTTGAGGCGACAATGGGCCGAGAGGCAAACGCTGTGAGCGGGGGCGTTGATCCTGCCTTTTCCATTAACCCGTCCACGATTCCCGAGTTCTCAGCCAAATCCCTTGACAGCGTCGAGGGTGATGGGCCGGGCCCTGGCCTTGAGCGGACGGCCACACTCGCTGTCCCTGGTGCCGACGCTGCGGCGCGCGCTAGCTTTGATGCCGCTGCCAATCCTCCTCGGCGCTCGATCACGACAACATTAGCGCGAGAGGAGGGCGAGAGCGGCCGGGAGCATGCTGCCCGGCTTATGCAGAGGCTGGATTTGCACAGGAAAGCTATGCTTGCCAACTCGGATACGCAAGCTCAGTCTTCTGGAGGTATCGCCAACTTGATAAATGCAAGTCATGGTCTCATAGGCAATAGCCCTATCTCACCCATCGCACCCCAGACTCCTGCTGTGCGGGTACCAATTCCCTCGCTGGGCGGTCCTTTTGATCACGCCCCTACCAGTCTTGCGCCTGCAACATTATCTAAACCTCCGGTCCCGACGAATCTCAGCAGAGCCGCTGTTATGGCCAGCGCCACCGCAGATATCAATCGCGGTTTGCCGAGTGCGGTCCTTGCCAACTACTGGGGCAGCAATCCATGGGCATCCTCCTTTACGCCTTTGCCTGAAACTGTTCGAACGCCAAAGGTTGATTTGGACGATCCGCTTGTAGGTGTCGTCCAGCCGAAAGCTCCCGGGACCACGAGCGACAAGGCCTCGACTGCCAGCCTGCACAAAAAGACCCTTAGCGTGGATGCGGCGTCTGATGCCCATGGGAAGATTCAGGAGAAGCATGGCCAACTCGTCGATTCCTTCCCGGCCAATTATCCTCCAGAGTTGAGAGCCCAGTATGCGCAGTTCCGGTTGGTCTTCCCAACTGTTGCTCCGGAGGAGAAGCCGGTCTTGGTTTTTAATGCTGCCTGGTCAAACTCGTCCGGCGAaggcaaagaaggaagaggcatGGCTGCTAATGGACGTATCTTTGTGACGCCCGATAACATGTACTTCTTTGGTCACCAGCTTGGTCTCGTCGTTGCCTATGCCATCAGTCTCGACAGCATCACAGAAGTCACGGCGGCACCTGGAAAAGATTGTGATTATATCTTCCTGCATCTGAATCAGGATGCCAGCGATCTCAACATTTCCCGTATCACCATGAAGATTTTCTTGGAGGACTTTACACTCCTGCATGCTCGACTCAATCTCTTAGTCGATGATCTCCAGGCCGCCGAGCCAATGAGCTTAGAAGAGATTATCACTGCGCTGGTAAACCTCGAAGGGGAGAGCTTCGACAAGAGGAGCCCCAGTGCGGAAAGTTGGGAGGAGGTTGCGTCGAACACGCCCATGGATGACGGAACACCCCAGGGTAGGCCGGTTCAACGTCGAATCGGGGACTTGAGTAGCCGGTTTGTCAGAGGAGCACGCGGTTTGAAGAAAGCTCCAATGCACAAGTTCCAGCTACCAGCACACCCTGTTTATTTCGAACCAGAGGATATGGGTAAACCTGTAGCAGAACGGAATTTCGAGATTAGCGCCAAGGCGTGTTTCCATGTTCTGTTTGGTGACAAGAGCTTCATCTTCCCCAAGCTCTACTTCGAGCGCCGGGCCAAGGAGATCGCTCAAGGGCCTTGGGAGCTCAAAGACCACGGTGGCAAGATGGCGCGCCAGTTCAAGTTCAAAGTCGATAAAGCCGACATGCTCGGGCGCAAAACGGATGCAAACATCGTTGACACACAAAATATCGACATCTTCAACGATCACATCACCTACGTCGTCACCCACGTCAAGACCCCATGGCACTTGCCCCATTCCCACGCCTTCAAGCTCATCACCAAGGTCGTCATCACCCACGTCGCCAAGTCCAAGTGCAAGCTCGCCATCTACACAAAGGCCGACTGGTCCAAGGCCCCAGCCATCGCCAAGAATATGGTCGAGCGGCAGGCTCTCGACGACGCCGCCAACGACGCCGAGGAGCTCGCAGAGGTCGCGACCGACCAGGTCCGCCGACTCGGCCCCCACAGCCGTACCAAGCGCGCCATTCAGGTGTATGGAAACATCGGCCAGCAAACACAGGTTGTGGTCTTCTCGCCCAACGCGGGCTTCGACGGTTCCGGCGCCGCGTCGGGATCCAAGAAGGGTCAGCCCATCCGGGTGCGGTCGCTGACGGCCATGATTCTCGAGACGGGCCGATCGCTGCTGGAGAGTGCCATTACGTCGGTCATGATGTGGGCATTTGCCGTAGTCAAGAAGGTATTCAAGATTATCACCGCGCACCGGGTCTTGCTGGTCCTGCTGATGGCTAGCGCGGCGTATaacttggtggtggtaagcCAATCTGGTGCAGCGTGGTGGGCGGAGCGCAAGGCGGCGCGGTATATGGAGCGGATCGGGGTCGGACCGAATACGGTCATGAGCAAGGCCATCTTTTTGGCCGAtctggaggaggcggcgaagGGAAgcgcagtggtggtggagaggcCTGTTGGAAGTCAATG CTACGAAACCTTCCAATCAATCGTCAACTCCACCGACATCGACGCGCCTTACACcgacgccggcgccggcttCGCCTCAGCAACAGGCAAGGCCACGgcccgccgcctccgccgcacGCGCCAGCGTCTTGGCACCTACCGCCACGATCTCCTCGTTGCCATGCGCGTCGTCAACGGCATCGAGAGAGAAATGATTCAGTCCGAGTGGGAGAACTGGCTCGCTGATGAGAATCTGAGGTGCGAGCAGGTGAGCAATATGTTGCTTACCAGTAATAATGGCAGTGGCGTTCTTGATCAAGAGGTTGTATATGATGATGCCTCAAGCGGGGGCCAGAGTGTTTTGAGCTCCgatactacttctattatgGGTACTAAGGAAACTAATGGTGGAGACAATGAAGAAGCTACTACCTCCAGCGATggtgagcagcagcaaatgACGAGGAGAGACGCGCTGAAGAAGTGGTATGCCGAGTACTGCGGCGCTTGTGAAGCTGATCAGAGGGCGTtgtgggaggggaagaagatgaggcaGGTGGAGATGTCGCCTTTCATTGGTTGA
- a CDS encoding coatomer subunit delta, whose protein sequence is MVVLAASICTRGGKAVLARAFNDIKRSRIEALLASFPKAADSGTQHTIVEQDNVRFVYQPLDELYMVLITNKQSNILQDIDSLHLFAQVVTSTCKSLDEREILRNAYELLSAFDELVTLGYRENLTISQIKTFLEMESHEERIQEIIARNKELEATEERKRKAKQLEMQRKESARTGRSAVPRTPVYPTYTPPVRPAVTESYDTYEAEKNKVKFNAPKGKGMQLGKKSKNTDIFERVKGDLGHEAEEAPLVPVAAPAAAAEPAASRVSSTLDRDAIHVLINEAISAKLSRDGALESLSVSGDLQLRVSDPSLSRIKLNLSATPTHGAQFRTHPNVDKNVFNSSQAIQLSQITKGFPLNNSVGVLRWRASPRVDDTSALPISFTVWVNKGSDGNSTLTVEYELTGGDTLKDVTVVIPYTSAEPQVSSFDAVYEVSGDSLEWSIGTVSEENASGSFEFEAQTDDENEFFPMQVRFSKSWPFVEVDVQSVELVDEGEEVSFSKDIRSVADKFLIE, encoded by the exons ATG GTTGTCCTCGCTGCCTCCATCTGCACCCGCGGCGGCAAGGCCGTCTTAGCCCGCGCCTTCAACGACATCAAGCGCTCCCGCATCGAAGCTCTCCTCGCCTCGTTCCCCAAGGCCGCCGACTCGGGTACTCAGCACACCATTGTCGAGCAAGACAATGTCCGATTCGTCTACCAGCCCCTGGACGAGCTGTACATggtcctcatcaccaacaagcAGTCCAACATCCTTCAGGACATCGACTCGCTCCACCTTTTTGCCCAGGTTGTCACCAGCACCTGCAAGAGCCTTGACGAGCGCGAAATCCTCCGAAATGCCTACGAACTGCTCAGCGCCTTCGATGAGCTGGTGACTCTCGGTTACCGGGAGAACCTCACCATCAGCCAGATCAAGACCTTCCTCGAGATGGAAAGCCACGAGGAGCGCATTCAGGAAATCATTGCCCGCAAcaaggagctggaggccACCGAAGAGCGCAAGAGGAAAGCCAAGCAGTTGGAGATGCAGCGCAAGGAGTCGGCCAGAACTGGTCGGTCCGCGGTACCCCGGACGCCGGTATATCCCACATACACCCCGCCGGTGCGACCTGCTGTCACCGAGTCCTATGATACGTACGAAGCCGAGAAGAACAAGGTCAA GTTCAATGCGCCAAAGGGCAAAGGTATGCAGTTGGGCAAGAAGTCCAAGAATACGGATATTTTCGAGCGCGTGAAGGGGGATCTTGGACACGAGGCCGAGGAAGCGCCCCTTGTTCCGGTAGCCGCGCCGGCAGCTGCCGCAGAGCCTGCTGCTTCCAGAGTCTCTTCGACACTCGACAGGGATGCTATTCACGTCCTTATCAACGAGGCAATCAGTGCCAAGCTGTCGAGAGATGGTGCCCTCGAATCCCTCTCGGTCAGCGGTGACCTCCAGCTTCGCGTCTCCGACCCATCGCTTTCAAGGATCAAGCTCAACCTCAGCGCCACACCCACCCACGGCGCCCAGTTCCGCACTCACCCGAACGTCGATAAGAATGTCTTCAATAGCTCCCAGGCTATCCAGTTGTCTCAAATCACAAAGGGTTTCCCCCTTAACAACTCTGTCGGAGTTCTAAGGTGGCGGGCCAGTCCCAGAGTCGACGACACCAGCGCACTACCAATCAGCTTCACCGTTTGGGTCAACAAGGGCTCGGATGGCAACAGCACATTGACGGTCGAGTACGAGCTCACTGGCGGAGATACCCTCAAGGACGTTACTGTCGTCATCCCCTACACGAGCGCAGAGCCTCAGGTGTCTAGCTTCGACGCTGTGTATGAGGTGTCTGGTGACAGTCTAGAGTGGTCGATAGGCACCGTAAGCGAGGAGAACGCCAGCGGATCATTCGAGTTTGAGGCGCAGACCGATGACGAGAACGAGTTCTTCCCGATGCAAGTACGGTTCTCCAAGTCGTGGCCGTTCGTGGAGGTTGAT GTTCAATCTGTTGAGCTGGTGGATGAAGGTGAAGAGGTTTCGTTTTCCAAGGACATCAGATCGGTGGCCGACAAGTTCCTCATTGAGTAG